One segment of Clavelina lepadiformis chromosome 2, kaClaLepa1.1, whole genome shotgun sequence DNA contains the following:
- the LOC143445912 gene encoding uncharacterized protein LOC143445912: MVNKTAAKQLIEEKISSNKVMVFSKSWCPYCKRAKDVLAGLYAQYATMELDQRDDEDTMQDVLLEMTGGRSVPRVFINGKFVGGCDETLKLHAKGMLIKLIQA, translated from the exons ATGGTTAACAAAACCGCTGCGAAGCAATTAATCGAAGAAAAGATATCATCCAATAAAGTCATGGTTTTCTCAAAAAGTTGGTGTCCATACTGCAAAAGAGCAAAGGATGTTCTTGCTG GTCTATATGCACAATATGCAACAATGGAGCTTGATCAGCGAGATGATGAAGATACTATGCAAGATGTTCTACTTGAAATGACTGGAGGCCGAAGTGTTCCAAGAGTTTTCATCAATGGAAAGTTTGTTGGAGGCTGTGATGAAACTTTAAAGCTTCATGCTAAAGGAATGCTAATTAAACTGATCCAGGCTTAA
- the LOC143446518 gene encoding uncharacterized protein LOC143446518, with protein sequence MVTLKSIPPDRKVPKFTKTRQILKEDFLLFTMVTLKSIPPDRKVPKFTKTRQILKEDFLLFTMVTLKSIPPDRKVPKFTKTRQILKEDFLLFTMVTLKSIPPDRKVPKFTKTRQILKEDFLLFTMVTLKSIPPDRKVPKFTKTRQILKEDFLLFTMVTLKSIPPDRKVPKFTKTRQILKEDFLLFTMVTLKSIPPDRKVPKFTKTNDHLNRHSNHK encoded by the exons atggtgaccttgaaatcgatcccccctgaccggaaagttccgaaattcacaaaaacgcgacag attcttaaagaagatttcctcctcttcacgatggtgaccttgaaatcgatcccccctgaccggaaagttccgaaattcacaaaaacgcgacag attcttaaagaagatttcctcctcttcacgatggtgaccttgaaatcgatcccccctgaccggaaagttccgaaattcacaaaaacgcgacag attcttaaagaagatttcctcctcttcacgatggtgaccttgaaatcgatcccccctgaccggaaagttccgaaattcacaaaaacgcgacag attcttaaagaagatttcctcctcttcacgatggtgaccttgaaatcgatcccccctgaccggaaagttccgaaattcacaaaaacgcgacag attcttaaagaagatttcctcctcttcacgatggtgaccttgaaatcgatcccccctgaccggaaagttccgaaattcacaaaaacgcgacag attcttaaagaagatttcctcctcttcacgatggtgaccttgaaatcgatcccccctgaccggaaagttccgaaattcacaaaaacgaaCGATCACTTAAATAGACACTCAAACCACAAGTAG